The following are encoded in a window of Natronoarchaeum philippinense genomic DNA:
- a CDS encoding metallophosphoesterase family protein, with product MQVGLLSDIHGNRVALEAVLADMPAVDALACAGDVVGYNPWPGDCVDAMIDPTPLYDAVGRDDLPVDEVPTVMGNHDRAVANETTFRFNGMAAAGVEHAEEELDDEQLAWLAELPDERTEFDGRVKLVHGHPDDPDRYTYPEEFSPRMLGDEDVLVLGHTHVQHVERYGDGIVVNPGSVGQPRDRDPKAAYAVVDLDALTVETHRVEYDIDAVRAAVEDAGLPEKIGSRLKMGR from the coding sequence ATGCAGGTTGGACTGCTCTCTGACATTCACGGGAACCGCGTCGCGCTCGAAGCCGTGCTCGCCGACATGCCGGCCGTCGACGCGCTGGCCTGTGCCGGCGACGTGGTGGGGTACAACCCGTGGCCGGGCGACTGCGTCGACGCCATGATCGACCCGACCCCGCTGTACGATGCCGTCGGGCGGGACGACCTGCCGGTCGACGAGGTGCCGACCGTGATGGGGAACCACGATCGGGCGGTCGCCAACGAGACGACGTTTCGGTTCAACGGGATGGCCGCCGCGGGCGTCGAGCACGCGGAAGAAGAACTCGACGACGAGCAACTGGCGTGGCTCGCCGAGCTTCCCGACGAGCGCACCGAGTTCGACGGGCGAGTGAAACTGGTTCACGGCCATCCCGACGATCCGGACCGGTACACCTACCCCGAGGAGTTCAGCCCGCGAATGCTCGGCGACGAGGACGTGTTAGTGCTGGGCCACACCCACGTCCAGCACGTCGAGCGCTACGGCGACGGCATCGTCGTCAATCCCGGGAGCGTCGGCCAGCCGCGGGATCGGGACCCGAAAGCGGCCTACGCGGTCGTCGATCTGGACGCGCTCACCGTCGAGACACACCGGGTCGAGTACGACATCGACGCCGTCAGAGCGGCCGTCGAGGACGCTGGGCTACCCGAGAAGATCGGCTCTCGACTTAAAATGGGACGCTGA
- a CDS encoding IMP cyclohydrolase, translating into MYVGRFVIIGPSVAAYRVSSRSFPNRKIIERDGALTVVPTEEAAETDNPYVSYNCVRTADDQVVVGNGSHVDPITEKLELGYPARDALAESLLALDYEKDDYDTPRIAGVLASGASEGSSERSSDGVVGEESYIGTVRKDALLVEQVDEPTLVATYEKDSPESFAFDADDAPAAAAAALDLDFEHAVCAAGVERTDEDVRLAIENGE; encoded by the coding sequence ATGTACGTCGGACGCTTCGTGATCATCGGACCGTCAGTGGCCGCCTACCGAGTGTCGTCCCGGTCGTTCCCCAACCGGAAGATCATCGAGCGCGACGGCGCGCTGACAGTCGTCCCGACCGAGGAGGCCGCAGAGACCGACAACCCCTACGTCTCCTACAACTGCGTGCGGACGGCCGACGATCAGGTCGTCGTGGGCAACGGCTCGCACGTCGACCCGATCACCGAGAAGCTGGAGCTGGGTTACCCCGCCCGCGACGCGCTGGCCGAGAGCCTGCTGGCGCTGGACTACGAGAAGGACGACTACGACACGCCACGGATCGCGGGCGTCCTCGCGAGCGGAGCGAGTGAGGGCTCGTCAGAGCGCAGCTCTGACGGTGTCGTCGGCGAGGAGAGCTACATCGGAACCGTCCGGAAGGACGCTCTGTTGGTCGAACAGGTCGACGAGCCGACGCTCGTGGCGACCTACGAGAAGGACAGCCCCGAATCGTTCGCGTTCGACGCCGACGACGCCCCAGCAGCGGCGGCAGCGGCGCTCGATCTCGACTTCGAGCACGCGGTCTGTGCGGCGGGCGTCGAGCGCACCGACGAAGACGTTCGACTGGCGATCGAAAACGGCGAGTAG
- a CDS encoding homing endonuclease associated repeat-containing protein, with product MCTRVEDAAPTASRRTFNCDRAATTDVTTERECLDALREAADRLGESPSKAQYERLDVTPSSSTILRHLGGWNEAKERAGLETASSRGPRLDPKPDDVELPDGVEWSELSADQRWHYRHVEWNTERSLRRRDAHRLWANRLQRERGGCARCDEDDPACLDFHHVDETDKEMAVGKMITYGYGKDKLREEIEKCVVLCANCHRKEHYQLPTRSGRTTPDDTDRQRDDTGV from the coding sequence ATGTGCACGCGCGTCGAAGACGCGGCGCCAACGGCGTCCCGCCGAACGTTCAACTGCGATCGGGCGGCGACGACCGACGTGACGACCGAACGCGAGTGTCTCGACGCGCTCCGGGAGGCCGCCGATCGGCTCGGCGAGTCGCCCTCGAAAGCCCAGTACGAACGGCTCGACGTGACGCCGTCCTCGTCGACGATCTTGCGCCATCTTGGCGGGTGGAACGAGGCCAAGGAGCGGGCCGGGCTGGAAACCGCCAGCTCGCGCGGTCCCCGTCTCGACCCGAAGCCGGACGACGTGGAGTTGCCTGACGGCGTCGAGTGGTCCGAGCTGTCGGCCGACCAGCGGTGGCACTACCGGCACGTGGAGTGGAACACCGAGCGTTCCCTACGTCGACGCGACGCCCATCGGCTGTGGGCGAATCGTCTCCAGCGCGAGCGCGGTGGTTGCGCTCGCTGTGACGAAGACGATCCGGCGTGTCTCGATTTCCACCACGTCGACGAGACCGACAAGGAGATGGCCGTCGGCAAGATGATCACCTACGGCTACGGCAAGGACAAACTCAGAGAAGAAATCGAAAAGTGCGTCGTGCTCTGCGCGAACTGCCATCGCAAGGAGCACTATCAACTTCCGACCAGATCGGGTCGAACTACCCCGGACGACACTGATCGGCAACGCGACGACACTGGAGTGTAG
- a CDS encoding TMEM165/GDT1 family protein — protein sequence MSDAAWLQVLAVAFVAQLAVLPGEKVQFIIAGLSTRYHPLLVVAAAGSAFAGWTALEVWLGGAITGAVPGIYIDALTAVMFAAFAVMLVRTAPEEDADDAAATSTLTDGGELDVRVPVLGWTVPNVLGGFLPIFAMMAFGEFGDKTQLVTITLATQYPSAPTAIWAGEMLAIIPISLLNAYVFHRFSHRFDLRKAHFVGAALFAFFAADFVMKVAFDVSVWESTIGTIAAAIPA from the coding sequence GTGAGCGACGCCGCGTGGCTGCAGGTGCTCGCCGTCGCCTTCGTCGCCCAACTGGCGGTGCTGCCCGGCGAGAAGGTCCAGTTCATCATCGCCGGTCTCTCGACGCGGTATCACCCGCTGTTGGTCGTCGCCGCCGCCGGATCCGCATTCGCGGGCTGGACCGCGCTGGAGGTCTGGCTCGGCGGCGCGATAACCGGAGCGGTCCCAGGAATCTACATCGACGCCCTGACAGCGGTGATGTTCGCGGCCTTCGCGGTCATGCTCGTCCGGACGGCACCCGAGGAGGATGCCGACGATGCCGCGGCGACCAGCACGCTCACCGACGGCGGCGAGTTAGACGTACGCGTCCCGGTCCTCGGCTGGACGGTTCCGAACGTGCTCGGCGGCTTTCTCCCCATCTTTGCGATGATGGCCTTCGGCGAGTTCGGGGACAAGACCCAACTGGTCACGATCACGCTGGCCACCCAGTACCCGAGTGCGCCGACGGCGATCTGGGCCGGCGAGATGCTCGCTATCATCCCGATCAGCCTGCTCAACGCCTACGTGTTCCACCGCTTTTCCCACCGGTTCGATCTCCGTAAGGCGCACTTCGTCGGGGCCGCGCTGTTTGCGTTTTTCGCCGCGGACTTCGTGATGAAAGTCGCCTTCGACGTGTCGGTCTGGGAGTCGACGATCGGCACGATCGCGGCCGCTATTCCGGCCTGA
- a CDS encoding Tm-1-like ATP-binding domain-containing protein — protein sequence MSVVIVGTLDTKSEEIGFARDVLEEQGLDVHVVDAGVMGEPEFEPDTSAAEVAAAAGTDLETLREDADRGEATAAMGEGAAAVAQELHDEGVLDGVLGLGGSGNTSIATAAMRALPYGVPKLMVSTMASGDIEPYVEARDVTMMYSVADVEGLNQLTRRIISNAALAIVGMVANEPEIETEEKPTVGITMFGVTTPGVQAARERLEDRGYETIVFHATGTGGQAMENLVEQGVIDAVLDVTTTEWADELVGGVLSAGPERLDAAAETGTPQVVSVGALDMVNFGPEDSVPEEFHDRNLHVHNPQVTLMRTTPAECAELGEIIAEKLNAATGPTALALPLNGVSMLSVEGEDFYDPEADAALFDALRESLDDHVELIEVEADINDEAFVDAIVDRLDEYVTAQNTGE from the coding sequence GTGAGCGTCGTGATCGTCGGGACGCTCGACACCAAAAGCGAGGAGATCGGCTTCGCCCGGGACGTGCTCGAAGAACAGGGCCTCGACGTGCACGTCGTCGACGCCGGCGTGATGGGCGAGCCGGAGTTCGAGCCGGACACGAGCGCCGCCGAGGTCGCCGCGGCAGCCGGCACCGACCTCGAAACGCTGCGCGAGGACGCCGACCGCGGGGAGGCGACCGCGGCGATGGGCGAGGGCGCGGCGGCAGTCGCCCAAGAACTCCACGACGAGGGCGTCCTCGACGGCGTGCTCGGTCTCGGCGGCTCGGGTAACACCTCGATCGCCACCGCAGCGATGCGCGCGCTGCCCTACGGCGTCCCGAAGCTGATGGTCTCGACGATGGCATCCGGAGACATCGAGCCCTACGTCGAGGCCCGCGACGTGACGATGATGTACTCCGTGGCCGACGTGGAGGGGCTGAACCAGCTCACCCGACGGATCATCTCGAACGCGGCGCTGGCGATCGTCGGGATGGTCGCAAACGAACCGGAGATCGAGACCGAGGAGAAGCCGACCGTCGGCATCACGATGTTCGGCGTCACGACGCCGGGCGTGCAGGCGGCCCGCGAGCGCCTCGAAGACCGTGGCTACGAGACGATCGTGTTCCACGCCACGGGGACCGGCGGGCAGGCGATGGAGAACTTGGTCGAGCAGGGCGTCATCGACGCGGTGCTGGACGTGACGACGACCGAGTGGGCCGACGAACTCGTCGGCGGCGTCCTGTCGGCGGGGCCAGAGCGTCTCGACGCCGCTGCCGAGACCGGGACGCCACAGGTCGTCTCGGTCGGCGCGCTCGACATGGTGAACTTCGGGCCCGAGGACTCGGTGCCAGAAGAATTCCACGATCGGAATCTCCACGTCCACAACCCGCAGGTGACGCTGATGCGCACGACGCCCGCCGAATGCGCCGAGCTCGGCGAGATCATCGCCGAGAAACTCAACGCCGCGACCGGGCCGACGGCGCTCGCGCTCCCCCTGAACGGCGTCTCGATGCTCAGCGTCGAGGGCGAGGACTTCTACGATCCGGAAGCCGACGCGGCGCTGTTCGACGCGCTCCGCGAGAGCCTCGACGACCACGTCGAACTGATCGAGGTCGAGGCCGACATCAACGACGAGGCGTTCGTCGATGCCATCGTCGATCGGCTGGACGAGTACGTCACAGCGCAAAACACGGGGGAGTGA
- a CDS encoding cupin domain-containing protein, with protein MSETDSGRFVAPEDVESQVFDWGVLKWLSTPEVTDGERFSAGVVRLEPGKGHERHTHPDSDEILYVISGSGEQELGDETREIEAGELVFVPEGVEHGTVNTGWETLVLLAVYAPPGPEDVLRDLPDCEIVPPGELPARNRRETDGGESVGSEAEGGGDRP; from the coding sequence ATGAGCGAGACCGACTCCGGGCGCTTCGTCGCGCCGGAAGACGTAGAGAGTCAGGTGTTCGACTGGGGCGTCCTGAAGTGGCTGAGCACGCCCGAGGTGACCGACGGCGAGCGATTCAGCGCCGGCGTCGTTCGGCTCGAACCCGGCAAAGGCCACGAACGGCACACCCACCCCGACAGCGACGAGATTCTCTACGTCATCAGCGGGTCGGGCGAGCAGGAACTGGGCGACGAGACGCGCGAGATCGAGGCGGGCGAACTGGTGTTCGTCCCCGAGGGCGTCGAGCACGGCACGGTCAACACGGGCTGGGAGACGCTCGTCCTGCTGGCGGTGTACGCGCCGCCCGGCCCCGAGGACGTGCTTCGGGACCTGCCGGACTGCGAGATCGTTCCGCCGGGAGAGTTGCCGGCGCGGAACCGCCGGGAAACGGACGGCGGGGAGTCGGTGGGCAGCGAAGCCGAGGGCGGGGGTGACCGACCGTGA
- a CDS encoding phosphoenolpyruvate hydrolase family protein yields the protein MKFTREESLTRLEESVEDGDPIVGAGAGTGISAKFAERGGVDLLIIYNSGRYRMNGRGSLAGLLPYGDANEIVVEMGHEVLPVVEDTPVLAGVNGTDPFRDMAVFIEDLRRRGFSGVQNFPTVGLIDEDSQFRQNLEETGMGYDAEVEMIREASEQGMLTCPYVFSEDDARAMAEAGADVIVSHMGLTTSGDIGAETALDLDDAAERVQAHHDAAKEVNEDVIVICHGGPIAWPDDARHVLQNTEGVVGFFGASSIERLPTEDAIENQAREFKEIDLE from the coding sequence ATGAAGTTCACACGAGAGGAATCACTCACGCGACTGGAGGAATCGGTCGAAGACGGCGACCCGATCGTCGGCGCGGGTGCGGGAACCGGCATCTCGGCGAAGTTCGCCGAGCGCGGCGGCGTCGACCTGCTGATCATCTACAACTCCGGGCGCTACCGGATGAACGGGCGCGGATCGCTCGCGGGGCTGTTGCCCTACGGTGACGCCAACGAGATCGTCGTGGAGATGGGCCACGAGGTGCTCCCGGTCGTCGAGGACACGCCCGTGCTCGCGGGGGTCAACGGCACCGACCCGTTCCGGGACATGGCGGTGTTCATCGAGGATCTTCGACGCCGCGGCTTTTCCGGCGTGCAGAACTTCCCGACAGTGGGGTTGATCGACGAGGACAGCCAGTTCCGGCAGAACTTAGAGGAGACCGGAATGGGCTACGACGCCGAAGTCGAGATGATCCGGGAGGCCAGCGAGCAGGGGATGCTCACCTGCCCGTACGTCTTCAGCGAGGACGACGCCAGAGCGATGGCCGAGGCCGGCGCCGACGTGATCGTCTCGCACATGGGGCTGACGACCTCGGGCGACATCGGCGCCGAGACTGCACTCGACCTCGACGACGCCGCCGAGCGGGTGCAGGCCCACCACGACGCCGCGAAGGAGGTGAACGAGGACGTCATAGTGATCTGTCACGGCGGGCCGATCGCGTGGCCCGACGACGCCCGGCACGTCCTCCAGAACACGGAGGGCGTGGTGGGCTTCTTCGGCGCCTCCAGCATCGAGCGCCTGCCGACCGAGGACGCGATCGAGAATCAGGCCCGCGAGTTCAAGGAGATCGATCTCGAATGA
- a CDS encoding ABC transporter permease: protein MSDADSRTDGGTQPESSVEAATPAPIARSGNSFLGDAWTNFKRWNLKAVRNPFVLVVSLVQPIIFLILFTQVFGGVATQAIGRGGASITYETYLVPAIAIQVALAAAATSGVGLVNDIESGMFEKVLATPMNRTAVFLGKTAAEVLRIAVQIGIILGLGTLLGAEIATGIAGALGIMAVGVLFSLWFVSLSNALAVVTKDQESTIIGANLLQFPLLFVSSAFLPLDSLPDWIQLVATYNPVTYGVDAARAIMLDRDVMTVIEVTRFGGIWDTLVPGLAVLLALDLLLGGLAVYLLGRASSSSVR from the coding sequence ATGAGCGACGCCGACAGCAGGACGGACGGGGGAACACAGCCCGAAAGCAGCGTCGAGGCGGCGACGCCGGCGCCGATCGCGCGCTCGGGCAACTCGTTTCTGGGTGACGCGTGGACGAACTTCAAGCGCTGGAACCTGAAAGCGGTCCGCAACCCGTTCGTGCTGGTCGTCTCGCTGGTCCAGCCGATCATCTTTCTGATCCTGTTCACGCAGGTGTTCGGCGGCGTCGCGACGCAGGCGATCGGCCGGGGCGGGGCGTCGATCACCTACGAGACGTACCTCGTGCCGGCAATCGCGATCCAAGTCGCGCTCGCGGCGGCCGCGACATCGGGCGTCGGGCTGGTCAACGACATCGAGAGCGGGATGTTCGAGAAGGTGCTGGCGACGCCGATGAACCGGACCGCCGTGTTCCTCGGCAAGACCGCCGCCGAGGTGCTCCGCATCGCCGTCCAGATCGGGATCATTCTCGGACTGGGAACGCTTCTGGGCGCCGAAATCGCGACCGGCATTGCGGGGGCGCTCGGCATCATGGCCGTCGGCGTCCTCTTTTCGCTGTGGTTCGTCTCGCTGTCGAACGCGCTTGCCGTCGTCACGAAGGATCAAGAGTCGACGATCATCGGCGCGAACCTGCTGCAGTTTCCGCTTTTGTTCGTCTCCAGCGCCTTCCTCCCGCTCGACTCGCTCCCGGATTGGATCCAGCTCGTCGCGACGTACAACCCGGTGACCTACGGCGTCGACGCCGCACGGGCGATCATGCTCGATCGGGACGTGATGACGGTGATCGAAGTGACTCGGTTCGGCGGTATCTGGGACACGCTGGTTCCTGGGCTGGCCGTCCTGCTGGCGCTCGATCTGCTGCTCGGCGGTCTCGCGGTGTACCTACTCGGGCGGGCGTCGAGTTCGTCCGTGCGCTGA
- a CDS encoding ABC transporter ATP-binding protein has protein sequence MRETAEQPSDRDDIETAIDADDLQVTYADGTEAVRSVSLTIPRGEFFGFLGPNGAGKTTTIKVLATLLDATGGGVRVNGFDAAESSRAIRESIGYMAQETSVDEELTARENLKFACEAYGVPRGERADRIDELLDLVDLAEVADKRSEDFSGGMKKRLDVATALVHQPPLVFLDEPTTGLDPKARNKLWEYFRAINDRGTTIFLTTQYLEEADQLCDRLAVIADGEIVATGEPAELKRRVGGEILDIELADSQDAADAEEAAAVVREADLLGADATIDPTEEGLQITSRQARSRGTDVLVALRDAGIGVTGFNVRAPTLDDVFLAITGETTGEGEDAAAATAPDDPVAGEVSDE, from the coding sequence ATGCGTGAGACAGCCGAGCAGCCGTCGGACCGGGACGACATCGAGACCGCGATCGACGCGGACGACCTGCAGGTGACCTACGCCGACGGCACCGAAGCCGTTCGGAGCGTCTCGCTGACGATCCCGCGCGGCGAGTTCTTCGGCTTCCTCGGGCCGAACGGCGCCGGCAAGACGACGACGATCAAGGTGCTGGCGACGCTGCTCGACGCCACCGGCGGCGGGGTTCGGGTCAACGGCTTCGACGCCGCCGAGAGCTCGCGAGCGATCCGCGAGTCGATCGGCTACATGGCCCAAGAGACCAGCGTCGACGAGGAACTCACCGCCCGCGAAAATCTCAAGTTCGCCTGCGAGGCCTACGGCGTCCCGCGGGGCGAGCGGGCGGACAGGATCGACGAACTGCTCGATCTCGTGGACCTCGCGGAGGTGGCCGACAAGCGGTCGGAAGACTTCTCCGGCGGGATGAAAAAGCGTCTCGACGTTGCGACGGCGCTGGTCCACCAGCCGCCGCTGGTCTTTCTCGACGAGCCGACGACCGGGCTCGATCCGAAGGCACGCAACAAGCTCTGGGAGTACTTCCGGGCGATCAACGACCGGGGAACGACGATCTTCCTGACGACCCAGTACCTCGAAGAGGCCGACCAGCTCTGCGACCGGCTGGCCGTGATCGCCGATGGCGAGATCGTGGCGACGGGCGAGCCGGCCGAACTCAAGCGCCGCGTCGGCGGCGAGATCCTCGACATCGAGCTAGCCGATAGTCAAGACGCCGCCGACGCAGAGGAGGCCGCTGCAGTCGTCCGCGAGGCCGACCTGCTCGGCGCCGACGCGACGATCGACCCGACCGAGGAGGGGCTGCAGATCACGTCGCGGCAGGCCCGCTCGCGCGGGACGGACGTGCTGGTCGCGCTGCGGGACGCAGGCATCGGCGTCACGGGATTCAACGTCCGGGCGCCGACGCTCGACGACGTGTTCCTCGCGATTACCGGGGAGACAACTGGCGAGGGCGAGGACGCGGCGGCCGCAACCGCTCCCGACGACCCGGTCGCAGGCGAGGTGAGCGACGAATGA
- a CDS encoding FxLYD domain-containing protein: protein MDAQSRPSRRRVLALVGVGTAGVAGCLSDGGATAYGPQTAVDLTGNGSLDNASTASTQQAFASTTPNSAAMRVDGLELLDHEPVAAGGYKGLTVRGRVRNTRQRPIGYVEVRTRFYDADGTQLGTYLASTSDLAADTEWAFEVVVLESPADVASYDAGAFGVPP from the coding sequence ATGGACGCACAGAGTCGGCCGTCGCGCCGTCGGGTGCTCGCGCTGGTCGGCGTCGGGACGGCCGGCGTGGCGGGCTGTCTGAGTGACGGCGGCGCGACGGCGTACGGCCCGCAAACCGCCGTCGATCTGACGGGCAACGGGAGCCTCGACAACGCATCGACCGCGAGCACCCAACAGGCGTTCGCCTCGACGACGCCGAACTCGGCTGCGATGCGCGTCGACGGGCTGGAGCTGCTCGACCACGAGCCGGTCGCGGCCGGCGGATACAAGGGATTGACAGTGCGAGGCCGGGTTCGCAACACGAGACAGCGCCCGATCGGATACGTCGAGGTTCGGACGCGCTTTTACGACGCCGACGGCACCCAACTTGGGACGTACCTCGCATCGACGAGCGATCTGGCCGCCGACACTGAGTGGGCCTTCGAGGTGGTGGTGCTGGAGTCGCCGGCCGACGTGGCGTCCTACGACGCCGGCGCGTTCGGCGTCCCGCCGTGA
- a CDS encoding DNA-methyltransferase: protein METRHRIVVGDARSMSDLDDDSVELVVTSPPYPMIEMWDGLFAELSPSVGEALDEGDGREAYELMHEALDAVWTEIERVLVEGGIACINVGDATRTVDGSFRVYQNHARVIEAFEELGFEPLPDVLWRKPANSAAKFMGSGMVPPNAYVTLEHEYILVFRNGAESRSFDPGAKRRYEAAYFWEERNRWFTDVWEDVRGEHQALAGEELRDRSAAYPFEIPYRLVNMYSAYGDTVLDPFWGTGTTTLAAMVAGRNSVGVEIEPEFASAFEERVAAAPTISERVASDRLAAHREFVERERADGGTFDYEATHYDVPVRTKQERDILLRAVDDVTATEEGYRASHVAVEGE, encoded by the coding sequence ATGGAGACTCGCCACCGGATCGTGGTCGGGGACGCCCGGTCGATGAGCGATCTCGACGACGATTCGGTCGAGCTCGTCGTGACCTCGCCGCCCTACCCGATGATCGAGATGTGGGACGGACTGTTCGCGGAGCTATCGCCTAGCGTCGGCGAGGCGCTCGACGAGGGCGACGGACGCGAGGCCTACGAGTTGATGCACGAGGCCCTCGACGCCGTCTGGACCGAGATTGAGCGCGTACTGGTCGAAGGGGGCATCGCCTGCATCAACGTCGGCGACGCGACCAGAACCGTAGACGGGAGTTTTCGCGTCTACCAGAACCACGCGCGAGTGATCGAGGCCTTCGAGGAACTCGGATTCGAGCCGCTGCCGGACGTGCTTTGGCGCAAGCCGGCCAACAGCGCCGCGAAGTTCATGGGGTCGGGGATGGTGCCGCCCAACGCCTACGTCACGCTCGAACACGAGTACATCCTCGTGTTCCGGAACGGCGCCGAAAGCCGGAGCTTCGATCCCGGCGCAAAGCGCCGGTACGAGGCGGCGTACTTCTGGGAGGAGCGCAACCGCTGGTTCACTGACGTGTGGGAGGACGTTCGCGGCGAGCACCAAGCGCTCGCAGGCGAGGAGTTACGGGACCGATCGGCGGCCTATCCCTTCGAGATTCCCTACCGGCTCGTGAACATGTACTCGGCGTACGGCGACACCGTGCTCGACCCGTTCTGGGGGACCGGCACGACGACGCTGGCCGCGATGGTCGCCGGCCGGAACTCCGTCGGCGTCGAGATCGAACCCGAGTTCGCCAGCGCCTTCGAAGAGCGGGTCGCCGCGGCGCCGACGATCTCCGAGCGCGTTGCGAGCGATCGACTTGCCGCACACCGCGAGTTCGTCGAGCGCGAACGGGCCGACGGCGGCACGTTCGACTACGAGGCGACCCACTACGACGTGCCGGTGCGCACCAAACAAGAACGAGACATTCTCTTGCGGGCCGTCGACGACGTGACCGCTACCGAGGAGGGGTATCGGGCGTCTCACGTCGCCGTCGAAGGGGAGTAG
- a CDS encoding TIGR00725 family protein, translating into MRVSVVGGGAVDESEYEQAREVGRVLAERGHTVVCGGRTGVMEAACRGARDVGGETIGILPGEDRRVANEYVTTPIATGLGNARNVLVVLNGDAAIAIDGSTGTLSEIAHALDTGRPVAGLGTHDVPGVEAVETPERAVEYVESSV; encoded by the coding sequence ATGCGCGTCAGCGTCGTCGGCGGCGGAGCGGTCGACGAGTCGGAGTACGAGCAGGCCCGCGAGGTCGGTCGAGTGCTCGCGGAACGGGGCCACACGGTCGTCTGTGGCGGCCGAACCGGCGTGATGGAGGCGGCCTGTCGGGGCGCCCGTGACGTTGGGGGTGAGACCATCGGCATCCTCCCCGGCGAGGATCGGCGAGTTGCGAACGAGTACGTCACGACGCCGATCGCCACCGGGCTGGGCAACGCCCGGAACGTGCTCGTCGTGCTCAACGGCGACGCCGCGATCGCAATCGACGGCTCGACGGGCACGCTCTCGGAGATCGCCCACGCGCTCGATACGGGGCGGCCGGTCGCCGGGCTCGGAACGCACGACGTGCCGGGCGTCGAGGCCGTCGAGACGCCGGAGCGAGCGGTCGAGTACGTCGAATCGTCAGTCTGA